A genomic stretch from Salvelinus alpinus chromosome 38, SLU_Salpinus.1, whole genome shotgun sequence includes:
- the LOC139566248 gene encoding transmembrane protein 198-like produces the protein MTSTLQTLALKLAPPPQDLNPERLDGCEETGRRYKVVPSIVCSMCCLFGIIYCFFGYRCFKAVMFLTGLMFGSIVIFMLCYKEHVLDTQLSVEASVGISLGIGTLCGLVTMLVRSVGLFMVGLLLGLLVAVATLVGMEELSNSPPRSVWVPLGVLLGLGMLFAVLTLQWQRFFTTVSTAVFGAAVITVALDYFVELFALVLYLYERVKAAPRGRPVCWITWVVLGVWPALALLGVLIQWKVTAEGYSHTKVIISRQQRRVQLMRIRQKEERRDRSKKRKNKQQRDSTHSSHPPKPLHPEPAYRRKPNPIRRFDGDVLSPSYIQSFRDRQVEARPYPGGGRLMGGGGAHTNVDVDYDCGSTTPLTAAAGPLLRV, from the exons ATGACGTCCACGCTGCAAACGCTGGCGCTCAAGCTGGCCCCGCCCCCTCAGGACCTTAACCCTGAGCGGTTGGACGGCTGCGAGGAGACGGGCCGGCGGTACAAAGTGGTTCCCTCCATCGTGTGCTCCATGTGTTGCCTCTTCGGCATCATCTACTGCTTCTTCG ggtaCCGTTGTTTCAAAGCGGTGATGTTCCTGACGGGCCTGATGTTCGGCTCCATCGTCATCTTCATGTTGTGTTATAAGGAGCACGTCCTGGACACCCAGCTCAGTGTTGAGGCCTCTGTGGGCATCAGCCTGGGCATCGGCACCCTCTGCGGCCTGGTCACCATGCTGGTTCGCTCCGTGGGTCTCTTCATGGTGGGTCTCCTCCTGGGCCTCTTGGTGGCTGTGGCTACCCTGGTGGGCATGGAGGAGCTGTCGAACAGCCCCCCGCGGTCGGTCTGGGTCCCCCTGGGGGTGCTGCTCGGCCTGGGCATGCTGTTCGCCGTTCTCACCCTCCAATGGCAGCGTTTCTTCACCACCGTGTCCACGGCCGTGTTCGGGGCGGCGGTGATCACCGTGGCGCTGGACTACTTTGTGGAGCTGTTTGCCCTGGTGCTGTACCTGTATGAGAGGGTGAAAGCGGCGCCCAGAGGGAGACCCGTCTGCTGGATTACCTGGGTGGTGCTGGGGGTGTGGCCTGCTCTGGCGCTCCTGGGGGTGCTAATACAGTGGAAGGTGACAGCAGAGGGATACTCCCACACCAAGG tgATAATCAGTCGTCAGCAGCGGCGGGTCCAGCTGATGCGTATCCGTCAAAAGGAGGAGCGGAGGGACCGCAGCAAGAAGAGGAAGAATAAGCAACAGAGAGACTCCACCCACAGCTCTCACCCTCCCAAACCCCTGCACCCCGAGCCCGCCTATCGCAGGAAACCCAACCCTATACGACGATTTGACGGGGACGTCCTATCGCCT AGTTACATCCAGAGTTTCCGGGACAGGCAGGTGGAGGCCAGGCCGTATCCTGGAGGGGGCAGACTGATGGGGGGAGGAGGGGCTCACACCAATGTGGATGTGGACTATGACTGTGGCTCCACCACGCCCCTCACTGCAGCTGCAGGCCCGTTACTACGAGTCTGA